From a region of the Falco peregrinus isolate bFalPer1 chromosome 5, bFalPer1.pri, whole genome shotgun sequence genome:
- the TMEM186 gene encoding transmembrane protein 186 isoform X2 has translation MAAARLCSIRTEVCMAPLFGRCLQNKLWTRSWRKEDARPPCLFGTWECLHSQKQRFHGVSNYLGRQREPPVRLCHLGPAAMVQQKAMDKKAEEFKLVYRFPWIKYCKVLSRLKLLQTATTMVTLPPICYLYLQDQVSLNILLYTTGIAFFAGAMLYGMSYFFRRIIGLIYLNETGHTVRVAHLTFWGRRNDIYCPIETVMTLDEVGDSKGELLLQFKRCYLT, from the exons ATGGCGGCG GCTAGGCTCTGCAGCATTAGGACTGAAGTCTGCATGGCACCGTTGTTTGGGAGATGTCTACAAAACAAGCTCTGGACAAGGTCATGGAGGAAGGAAGATGCTCGCCCACCCTGCCTTTTTGGTACATGGGAATGTTTGCACTCGCAAAAACAGCGATTTCATGGTGTTAGTAATTACCTGGGGAGACAGCGAGAGCCACCTGTGCGTCTGTGCCACTTGGGCCCTGCTGCCATGGTCCAACAAAAGGCTATGGATAAGAAGGCAGAAGAGTTCAAGCTGGTCTACAGGTTTCCATGGATTAAATACTGCAAGGTGCTGTCCAGACTGAAGCTGTTACAGACTGCCACCACCATGGTCACTCTGCCTCCCATCTGCTACCTCTATCTGCAAGACCAGGTTTCTCTGAATATCCTCTTATATACAACTGGCATTGCATTCTTTGCTGGTGCAATGTTGTATGGTATGAGCTACTTTTTCAGACGAATTATTGGATTGATCTACTTAAATGAAACTGGCCATACTGTCAGAGTGGCCCACTTGACATTTTGGGGAAGGCGGAATGACATTTACTGTCCCATAGAGACGGTGATGACTTTGGATGAAGTTGGAGATAGCAAGGGGGAGCTACTTCTGCAGTTCAAACG CTGTTACCTCACCTGA
- the CARHSP1 gene encoding calcium-regulated heat-stable protein 1 isoform X2 translates to MSAKSFSQVSGMSSEPTSSASQQSPTSPPSPSSLHLPENRRVRDRSPSPMRGYLIPSPLPTRRTRTFSATVRASEGPIYKGICKCFCRSKGHGFITPADGGPDIFVHISDIEGEYVPVAGDEVTYKMCTIPPKNEKLQAVEVVITHLAPGTKHETWSGHVVSS, encoded by the exons ATGTCTGCAAAAA GCTTTTCTCAGGTATCAGGAATGTCTTCTGAGCCCACTTCATCTGCCTCGCAGCAGTCCCCCACCTCTCCACCCTCACCCAGTTCTCTCCATCTGCCTGAAAACCGCAGGGTGAGAGATCGCTCCCCGTCACCCATGAGAGGATACCTCATCCCCAGTCCGCTACCCACCCGACGGACCAGGACATTTTCAGC AACTGTCAGGGCATCGGAGGGTCCCATCTACAAAGGCATCTGTAAATGCTTCTGTCGCTCAAAAGGCCATGGCTTCATTACCCCAGCAGATGGGGGGCCCGACATCTTTGTGCACATCTCTGA TATCGAAGGCGAGTATGTTCCTGTGGCAGGCGATGAGGTCACCTACAAGATGTGTACCATCCCTCCAAAGAACGAGAAGCTTCAGGCAGTGGAGGTGGTGATCACCCACCTCGCTCCTGGAACCAAGCACGAGACCTGGTCGGGGCACGTTGTCAGCTCCTGA
- the PMM2 gene encoding phosphomannomutase 2 yields MAPPQPAALCLFDVDGTLTAPRQKITAEMASFLQELRQKVKVGVVGGSDFEKLKEQLGDDVVEKFDYVFPENGLVAYKDGKFLSKQNIQGYLGEDILQDLINYCLSYIAKIKLPKKRGTFIEFRNGMLNVSPIGRSCSQEERIEFYELDKKEGIREKFVADLRREFAGKGLTFSIGGQISFDVFPDGWDKRYCLGIVANDGFKTIYFFGDKTMPGGNDYEIFTDSRTEGHSVTSPQDTRRICEELFF; encoded by the exons ATGGCGCCGCCGCAGCCCGCTGCGCTATGCCTCTTCGACGTGGACGGCACCCTCACGGCCCCACGCCAG AAGATCACGGCGGAGATGGCATCGTTTTTGCAGGAGCTGCGCCAGAAGGTGAAGGTCGGCGTGGTGGGCGGCTCggattttgaaaagctgaaggagcagctggGCGACGATG TGGTTGAAAAATTTGACTACGTTTTTCCAGAAAATGGTCTTGTAGCATACAAAGATGGGAAATTCCTGAGCAAGCAG AACATTCAGGGTTACCTGGGCGAGGACATACTTCAAGATCTGATCAACTACTGCCTGAGTTATATTGCGAAGATTAAACTGCCAAAGAAAAG GGGCACTTTTATCGAGTTCCGCAACGGGATGTTAAATGTGTCCCCCATTGGAAGAAGCTGCAGCCAGGAAGAACGAATTGAGTTCTATGAACTTGATAAA aaagaagGTATAAGAGAGAAATTTGTAGCTGATCTACGAAGAGAATTTGCAGGGAAAGGCCTCACATTTTCTATAG GAGGCCAGATAAGCTTCGATGTGTTCCCGGATGGCTGGGATAAGAGGTACTGCTTAGGAATCGTTGCCAATGATGGATTCAAGactatttatttctttggagATAAGACTATGCCA ggaGGGAATGACTACGAAATTTTCACAGACTCCAGAACAGAAGGCCACAGCGTCACATCCCCCCAGGATACAAGAAGAATCTGtgaagaactatttttttaG
- the TMEM186 gene encoding transmembrane protein 186 isoform X1: MAAARLCSIRTEVCMAPLFGRCLQNKLWTRSWRKEDARPPCLFGTWECLHSQKQRFHGVSNYLGRQREPPVRLCHLGPAAMVQQKAMDKKAEEFKLVYRFPWIKYCKVLSRLKLLQTATTMVTLPPICYLYLQDQVSLNILLYTTGIAFFAGAMLYGMSYFFRRIIGLIYLNETGHTVRVAHLTFWGRRNDIYCPIETVMTLDEVGDSKGELLLQFKRYNSTDILYFTIKFGQIVDRQKFTQIFGELK; encoded by the exons ATGGCGGCG GCTAGGCTCTGCAGCATTAGGACTGAAGTCTGCATGGCACCGTTGTTTGGGAGATGTCTACAAAACAAGCTCTGGACAAGGTCATGGAGGAAGGAAGATGCTCGCCCACCCTGCCTTTTTGGTACATGGGAATGTTTGCACTCGCAAAAACAGCGATTTCATGGTGTTAGTAATTACCTGGGGAGACAGCGAGAGCCACCTGTGCGTCTGTGCCACTTGGGCCCTGCTGCCATGGTCCAACAAAAGGCTATGGATAAGAAGGCAGAAGAGTTCAAGCTGGTCTACAGGTTTCCATGGATTAAATACTGCAAGGTGCTGTCCAGACTGAAGCTGTTACAGACTGCCACCACCATGGTCACTCTGCCTCCCATCTGCTACCTCTATCTGCAAGACCAGGTTTCTCTGAATATCCTCTTATATACAACTGGCATTGCATTCTTTGCTGGTGCAATGTTGTATGGTATGAGCTACTTTTTCAGACGAATTATTGGATTGATCTACTTAAATGAAACTGGCCATACTGTCAGAGTGGCCCACTTGACATTTTGGGGAAGGCGGAATGACATTTACTGTCCCATAGAGACGGTGATGACTTTGGATGAAGTTGGAGATAGCAAGGGGGAGCTACTTCTGCAGTTCAAACGGTATAATAGTACAGATATTTTATACTTTACAATTAAGTTTGGCCAGATTGTAGACAGACAGAAGTTTACTCAGATATTTGGAGAACTTAAGTGA
- the CARHSP1 gene encoding calcium-regulated heat-stable protein 1 isoform X3 has product MSSEPTSSASQQSPTSPPSPSSLHLPENRRVRDRSPSPMRGYLIPSPLPTRRTRTFSATVRASEGPIYKGICKCFCRSKGHGFITPADGGPDIFVHISDIEGEYVPVAGDEVTYKMCTIPPKNEKLQAVEVVITHLAPGTKHETWSGHVVSS; this is encoded by the exons ATGTCTTCTGAGCCCACTTCATCTGCCTCGCAGCAGTCCCCCACCTCTCCACCCTCACCCAGTTCTCTCCATCTGCCTGAAAACCGCAGGGTGAGAGATCGCTCCCCGTCACCCATGAGAGGATACCTCATCCCCAGTCCGCTACCCACCCGACGGACCAGGACATTTTCAGC AACTGTCAGGGCATCGGAGGGTCCCATCTACAAAGGCATCTGTAAATGCTTCTGTCGCTCAAAAGGCCATGGCTTCATTACCCCAGCAGATGGGGGGCCCGACATCTTTGTGCACATCTCTGA TATCGAAGGCGAGTATGTTCCTGTGGCAGGCGATGAGGTCACCTACAAGATGTGTACCATCCCTCCAAAGAACGAGAAGCTTCAGGCAGTGGAGGTGGTGATCACCCACCTCGCTCCTGGAACCAAGCACGAGACCTGGTCGGGGCACGTTGTCAGCTCCTGA